The window CCGCCCACACTCACAAGTTCGAGTCCCGGTACCTCGACGGCCTGGTCGGCTCGCTTCCGGAAGCCGCGGACGTCTATCGGGAACGCTCACCCGTACACCGGGCCGATTCCATCACCGGGGCGCTGCTGTTGCTCCAGGGCGGCAAGGACGAGGTGGTTCCGCCCGCCCAGGCCGAGGCGATGATCGACGCCCTCGTCGACACCGGGACGCCCTATGCATATCTCGAGTTCCCCGAGGAACGCCACGGGTTCCGCGACGCCACAAACGTCTCCCGGGCGCTCGAGGCCGAACTCGCGTTCTACGGCGAGGTGTTCGACTTCGAGCCGGCTGGCGAGTTGGATGGGGTGACGTTGCTCGAAGGGAGGTATCCGGAGTCGGGGGACTCGACGTAGAAGTGGGGCATTGCGGAGGTGTATAGCACAACCAAAAGTGGTTGTATTAGAGTTATACAACCAAAAAAGGTTGTACTTACGAAATACAACCATATATGGTTGTGGAGCGTAACAGGCGAATATGTCACCTCCGGAAGCGACGGAACGGTACGTCATCCTCGGGGACGTGATCGACTCGGCCTCGATCGAGGATCGATCCGCGTTTCGAACCACTCTCGCGGCGGGTCTCGAGCGGGTGAACGACGAGTTCAGTGCCGACATCCACACGGATTTCGAGTTGCTCAAAGGGATCGACGAGTTCGGGGGCGTCCTCACGAGCCTCTCGAGGGTGTACGAACTCCTCGCGACGATCCTCGAGTCGTGTCATCCGACGATGGTTCGATTCGCCGTTGCTGGCGGGCAGATCGACGTCGAACCGTCGAACGAAATTCACCAACTGGATGGGGAGGCGTTCCACAGCGCTGATACGCTTCTCACCGCCGTCGAAGATGACGATCTCTACTGTTACGTCGACACTGGACGGGCGGTCGACACCCTGCTCGCGATCAGCATGAACCTGTTATTGGGACAACGGGCGGGGTGGACACCACGCCAGGCGGATGTCGTCCGCGCCTACGAACGCCAGGGAACGCAAGCGGCGGCGGCGTCGGAACTCGGAATTCGACAGCAAGCAGTTTCGAAGTCCCTCCGCCAGATCGATTATTTCCAAACGAAACTGTTAAGAGAACATCTCCTGGATGTACTCCCAGTCATCTATGGGGAGTGAGTTTTCGACGACCGGCTCGTTCGTCAAAACGGATCTGGCCGCCCTGGGCCTCGGCCTGACTTTGCTCGCCATCCACGTCGTTCCGATCGCACAGCTCCCGAATCGGGCCGTTCCAGCGGCGGAACTGGCCGCCTACGGGATTCTCCTGGGAACCAGTACCATCGTGGTGAACGGCGGTCTGTCGCTCTTTACCGGCGACCAAGTCGCGACCGACAGCGATTTCGACCAGGACACGGGCTGGCTCATCGGAAAAATGGAGAACGTCCTGGTGTTGACCTTCGTTCTGCAGGGGGCCTACACCGCACTGAGTATCGTCTTCGCCGCCAAGTCGTTCATTCGCAAGGAGGACATCTCGAGTGGCAATACGACGTACTATCTCGCAGGGACGCTGCTCAATTTCACGTACTCGGTGGTGATTGGGCTGGTCTTCTCGCTGTGAGGGGCTGTCTTCGACGTATCAATTTCGTTCTGTAGGATCGCCAGACGGCAAGTCGACACGCTCGGTATCGATGTAGAACGTACAACATTCGGTAGGTCGACTCAAAGACGCGAAACGTTCGTTCGTCACCGTCATTCGTTTCACCCCAGTGGATTTATCCCCCCACCATAACAACCGGTCTGGTATCTCTCTGGAGGACGGCAATGCAAGACGCACACCTGAATCTGTTGTGTACCGGCGACATACATCTGGGTCGCCACCCGACCAGAATCCCCTCGGAGATAGACGGGCAGCGTTTTTCGCCGAAATCGGTCTGGTCGTCCACGGTCGACGAAGCGATTCGTCGAGCGGTCGATGCAGTCCTTATCTCCGGTGACGTCGTCGACCGGGAGAACCGATTCTTCGAGGCCTACGGCGCGTTCGAGAACGGAGTCAGACGCCTCGAGGAGGCCGACATCCCGGTCGTCGTGGTCGCTGGAAATCACGACTTCGACGTCCTCCCCCGGCTCGTTCGAGAGCTGGATCGCGAAAACCTCCATCTGGTCGGGAACGATGGCGACTGGGATCGCTGGACGCTGTCGAGGGACGGACAGGCCGAACTCCACGTCGATGGGTGGTCGTTTCCGAAGGAGCACGTCATCGACTCGCCACTCGAGGACTACGAGCCCTCGCCCGACCCTGACGTTCCCGTGATCGGGCTCCTTCACGCGGATCTCGATACGCCCGGGAGCGAGTACGCCCCCGTCCAATCGAACGACATTCTCGGCAAACCCGTCGATGCGTGGGTGCTCGGGCACATTCACAGACCAGCCGTCCACAACGAGGCGGATCCGCTCGTCCTCTACCCCGGGTCGCCACAGGCGCTCGATCCGGGTGAACGCGGCGCGCACGGGCCCTGGATGGTGCGGATCGACGGCTCGGGCGACGTGGACGCCGAGCAGATCCCGCTAGCGACCGTTCGATACGACCACGTCGGCGTCGACGTGAGCGACGCTGACGACCCGAAGGCGATCCCCTCGATGGTGAGAGACCGGATCGAGGATCGGGTTCGATCGGACGTGGAACTGGGGGCGCTCGAACTCCTGCTCGCTCGAGTCCGCCTGACAGGCCGGACGGCCGCGCATGGCGAGATTCATCGGCGAAAAGCGTCGATCGAGGACGATCTCGGACTCAAAGTCGGCACGACGCCCGTGCGCATCGAATCGATCGAGGTCGACACGAAACCGGCGGTCGATCTGGCGGCACTGGCACAGGGCGAAAGTCCCGCCGCGTACGTCGCCGACCTTCTGCTCGCGATAGAGAACGATCGCGTCACCGACGAGTACGGGTCGCTGGTTCAGGACGCACTCGCGTCGATACAGGAGGCCCACGAATCCGGCGCGTACAGCGTACTCAGACGTCAGGGGGAACTCGACACGCCGGACGAGTCGGACGCGGTCGAGACGCTCGAGTCCCAGGCGAGGGTGTTGCTCGATACGTTGCTCGAGCAAAAGGAGGGTGCCGCATGAGCGAGGATGGACTCCACGTCGAGACCCTCGACATCGTTCGTGCACCGGGGTTCACCGCTCGAGGATTCCAGGTCGACGACCTCTCGGAGGGCATCAACGTCGTGTATGGCCCGAACGCGAGCGGCAAGACGACGATGGCGCTGTCGATACAGGAACTGCTCTGGCCCGGAGCGGTGCGGGACGGAACCGAACTCGTCGGCCACCTGTCCCTGAACGGTGACGACTGGCGGGTCGAGACGCGTGATGGTCGAGTCACGTACCAGCGAAACGGGCAGGACGCGAACGGGCCCGGTCTGCCACCCGCAGAAGAACGTGACCAGTACCACCTCTGCCTCCACGACCTGCTCAGTGACGAGACCCGAAACGAGTCGTTCGCTGCGACGATCGAGCGGGAGTCGGCGGGCGGCTACGACCTCTCGGCAGCCGCCGAACGGCTCGAGTTCGACGACACTCCGAACTCGAGGAGAATAGGGGAGGTGTCGGCGGCCGAGTCTGCCGTCGACGCCTGGCGGACAGCTCGATCCGAGATGGACGCGCTGCGAAACGAGGAGCAACGACTCGGACGGCTTCGAACCGAACTGGCTGAAGCGAGGAGTGCCACCGACCGAGTGAAGCTACTCGACCAGGTAATCGAGTTTGCCGAGGCCAGGACGGAACTCGAGACGGCCCAGGAGGCGGTATCGGCGTTCCCCGAACTTCTCGAGTCGATCGACGGTGACGAAGCCGAGGCAGTCGACGAACTGCGTGAGGAGGTCGGTGAGTGGGAGGACGAAAAAGAAGCGGCCGAGGAGGCGGTCGTCGAAGCGACCGACGCGATCGAGACGGCGGCTCTTCCGGACGACGGCGTCCCAGATGGGCTGGTGGAACGGCTCAAATCGCTGGCCAGCAAACTCGAAGACCTCGAACGAGATCGCGACGACAGCACGGCGGATCTCGACGAGAAACGTGCAGAACGGGCGAACTGCCTCGAAGCCATCCCGCTCGACGTCAGCGAGGAGACGCTCGAGAGCCTGGATCCGGCTTCGTGGGGAGCGGTATCCGAGTTCGTTCGAGACGCCGAACAGCTTCGATCGGATCGATCACAGTACGAGTCCGCTCAGCAGTGGTTGCGCGAGCGCGAGACGCCAGCCCAGGATCTCGCCTCGCTTCGGAACGGACAACAGGCGCTCGAGAACTGGCTCAAGACCTCGAGCAACGAATCGGCCGGGAGTGGATCACACCCGCTTGTCATCGGGACGATTTCCGCACTCCTGTTCGGAGTAGCAGGGGTCACGTTGGGGTTCTTCGTTCACCCGGCCCTGTACCTGTTCGTCGCTGCAGGCGTCGGACTCGGCGTCTACGGGTACAGTGCGCACCACTCGGGGACGGACGAAACAGAGCCCGGAGCAGCCCACCGGGAGGCGTTCGCCGATCTCGGACTCGAACCGCCCAAGTCCTGGGGGCCGGACGCCGTCAGGCATCGGCTGACCGAGCTCAACAGGGAGATTGCCGCACACGAACTCGAGCGTCTCGTCGAGGAGCGTCGCGACGCTATCGAGGGCGATTTAGAACAACTGGAACGCCTCGAGGACGAGCTTAACGAGCGACGATCCGAGCTTCGAGAACGGTTCGGGATCGACATCGACGTCTCCGATCTCGAACTCCTCGTCTTCGCGAACGGGATCCTGCGATGGCAAAAGTACAATGACCGCGTCGTCGGCCTCGAGAACAAGATTGCGGAGATCGATGCACAGATCGACGAGACACGTGCCGACCTCGAAGCGACCCTCGAACCGTACGGGTACGAGACCGTCGACGATGCGGCCCACGCCAGGGCACACATCGCCAGCATCGAGTCACGAGCGACTCGACACACCGACGCAACGCGAGACCTCGAGAGTGCGGCGAAAACCATCGAGAAGGCGACCGAGAAGATCGATACCCTCGAAACGAAGGAGGCCGACCTCTTCGCCGAGATCGGTCTCGACACCGACGAACTCGACCGACTACGAAAACTCTGCGACCAAGCCGACGAGTGTCAGGAAGCCGTCGAGACGGTTCGCCAGAAAAAGAGTATCGTGGATCGGGAGGCGGGCAAACTCGAATCCTATCCCGGGTTCGACTCCGACCTGCAGACCAAACCGATACCCGAACTCGAGCGCGACAGACGCCGGGCCGAGGAGACGGCCGCGTCGTACGACGCCATCCACGAGGAAATCACGACGATCGAGACGCGGGTACAGGAAGCGAAAACCGACTCCGAAGTGGAGGACGCCATCACGGAAAAACACCGTGCACTCGACTCGTTACACGAGAAGCTGAACGAGGACTGCGCGTCGCTGGTCGGAGACGCCCTCACGGAGCACGTCCGAGAGACGACGGGCGAAACGAACCGGCCAGCAGTTTTCGAACACGCACGGACGGTTCTCGCGCGGATCACCCACGGCCGCTATCGCCTCGACCTCGACGACGGGGACGGAACCTTCCGGGCCTTCGACACGGTCACCGAGACGGGATTCGACCTCGACGAACTCTCGAGTGCGACCAGACTCCAAGTACTTCTGGCCGTCCGGATCGCGTTCGTCGAACAGCAAGAACAGGGCGAACAGCTCCCGCTGATACTGGACGAGACGCTGGCGAATACGGACGACGGGAAGGCCGAGGTCATCATCGAGTCGATGCTCGAGCTCGCGAAGGATGGGCGGCAGGTGTGGTACTTCACGGCGCAGGGCGACGAGGTACACAAGTGGCGTGGGGCTCTCGAGGACGTCGAGGACGTCGACTACTGTGAGATCGACCTCGCGACCGTTCGCGGTCTCAGCGAGGAATTTCACGTCCCCGATCTCGGGGATCTCGAGGTTCGTGCGGTTGCCCCGCCCAGTCCGGATCCGGACGGGCACGATCACGACTCGTACGGTGATGCACTCGACGTGGAATCATTCAACCCACGTCTGGGCGCCGGCAGCGCACACCTGTGGTACGTCGTCGACGACGTGACGCTCCTGTCCCAGCTCCTCGAGCAGGGGATCACGCGATGGGGCCAGCTCCAGACGCTCCTTCAGCAGGTGGATCGGGCGGCTCTCGTGGACGAACCGGATCGATTGAGGGTAGTTGAACGGAACGGAACTGCGCTGGAGACGTTCGTCCACTCGTGGGAGACGGGCCGTGGTGACCGAGTCGATCGCCAGACGCTCGAAGACTCCGGAGCCGTGAGTTCGACGTTCATCGATCGGGTCGCCGACCTCGCCGAGGAATGCAACGGCGAGGGCGAACGGATCATCGACGGTCTCAGAAACGGCGAAGTGAACCGATTCCATAGCGACAAAACGACGGAACTCGAGACGTATCTCGAGGAGAACGGGTACATCGAGACGGTGGAACCGCTCGAACCTGAGGCAATTCGCCTTCGAGTGGTGAATGCGTACGTCGAGAACGGTCTCGATCGGGAGGCCGCGAACGACGAAGCCGATGCGCTCCTCAGCAGGCTGAAAACGGTGTAGTCGGTTCGCTCGTCTCGTTTCACGGGCCACTGTCTGGTATTTCTGAACTCCTCGGTACTTTAACTCGAGTGCGACCGACACAACACTTCCTGGCGCTGGCGGATCGTATCTTCCTCGGATCGGACGTCGTAGTGTTCGTCGATGATTGCGGGTAAGACGGTACATCGCTCGCTCACGACCTGTACGTCGACGCCGGCCCCGTTCGGAATATGACCCAACTCTTTCGTGCAGATAGCGCGTGTTTTATAAACTTCTTACCGCGGTCTATCGAATCCACATCGTTCACAAAACGAACGGGCGCGACGGGCATTCGTTACAGCCTGTGAACGGCGAATCACCCGACAGCGTCGACCTGTTTTCGTGATCTCCGGAGAATACGATGATGAATTTAGAACCCATCGACCCGGAGACAGCCCTCGAAATGTACCTCGACTCGAGAGAGCGCGAAGTAACCGAAGCGACACTCAACTCCCATCGATCGCGATTGCAGTACTTCACGGCATGGTGCTACGACAATGAGATTGAGAATTTGAACGAGCTAACTGGGCGTGACATCCACCGGTATCGCCTATGGCGACGCAACGACGGCGACCTCACTGCACCCTCTGAGAAAACTCAGATGGACACGATCAGAGTGTTCATTCGATGGTTGGAGTCCATCGACGGGGTTCCCGTTGACCTCTTCACGAAAGTTCAATCCCCGACGCTCTCTGACGGGGAAAATGTTCGTGACGTTCGGGTAGACTCGGAAGAGGCTGACGCGATCCTCACAGAGTTGGCCACGTTCGAATACGCCGGAACCATTCACGTTGTGCTATTGTTGTTGTGGCGTACGATGATGCGACGGAGTTCTGTCCGCGCACTTGACGTAGAGGATTACCACCCCGACGAACAGTATCTTGCAGTCACGAACAGACCCGATACCGGAACACGACTCAAGAACGGTGACAATGGAGAACGATACGTCGCTCTTCGGGAGCAGACGTGTGCCGTACTCGATGACTGGATCGAGCGCCAACGGCCAAACGTGACCGATGACTTTGGGCGTAACCCCCTTATTTCCACTGCGCAAGGCCGAATCCACGTCAATACGATCCAGACGTACGCCTACGCCAC of the Natronosalvus vescus genome contains:
- a CDS encoding metallophosphoesterase family protein; the protein is MQDAHLNLLCTGDIHLGRHPTRIPSEIDGQRFSPKSVWSSTVDEAIRRAVDAVLISGDVVDRENRFFEAYGAFENGVRRLEEADIPVVVVAGNHDFDVLPRLVRELDRENLHLVGNDGDWDRWTLSRDGQAELHVDGWSFPKEHVIDSPLEDYEPSPDPDVPVIGLLHADLDTPGSEYAPVQSNDILGKPVDAWVLGHIHRPAVHNEADPLVLYPGSPQALDPGERGAHGPWMVRIDGSGDVDAEQIPLATVRYDHVGVDVSDADDPKAIPSMVRDRIEDRVRSDVELGALELLLARVRLTGRTAAHGEIHRRKASIEDDLGLKVGTTPVRIESIEVDTKPAVDLAALAQGESPAAYVADLLLAIENDRVTDEYGSLVQDALASIQEAHESGAYSVLRRQGELDTPDESDAVETLESQARVLLDTLLEQKEGAA
- a CDS encoding SatD family protein; its protein translation is MSPPEATERYVILGDVIDSASIEDRSAFRTTLAAGLERVNDEFSADIHTDFELLKGIDEFGGVLTSLSRVYELLATILESCHPTMVRFAVAGGQIDVEPSNEIHQLDGEAFHSADTLLTAVEDDDLYCYVDTGRAVDTLLAISMNLLLGQRAGWTPRQADVVRAYERQGTQAAAASELGIRQQAVSKSLRQIDYFQTKLLREHLLDVLPVIYGE
- a CDS encoding tyrosine-type recombinase/integrase; the protein is MNLEPIDPETALEMYLDSREREVTEATLNSHRSRLQYFTAWCYDNEIENLNELTGRDIHRYRLWRRNDGDLTAPSEKTQMDTIRVFIRWLESIDGVPVDLFTKVQSPTLSDGENVRDVRVDSEEADAILTELATFEYAGTIHVVLLLLWRTMMRRSSVRALDVEDYHPDEQYLAVTNRPDTGTRLKNGDNGERYVALREQTCAVLDDWIERQRPNVTDDFGRNPLISTAQGRIHVNTIQTYAYATTRPCFWGEGCPHDRDLDDCDGTKTKNQAHVCPSSKGPHAVRRGGITHNLKEGRPEKFVSDRADVSPDILEKHYDRRTEHEKMEQRREYL
- a CDS encoding ATP-binding protein, producing the protein MSEDGLHVETLDIVRAPGFTARGFQVDDLSEGINVVYGPNASGKTTMALSIQELLWPGAVRDGTELVGHLSLNGDDWRVETRDGRVTYQRNGQDANGPGLPPAEERDQYHLCLHDLLSDETRNESFAATIERESAGGYDLSAAAERLEFDDTPNSRRIGEVSAAESAVDAWRTARSEMDALRNEEQRLGRLRTELAEARSATDRVKLLDQVIEFAEARTELETAQEAVSAFPELLESIDGDEAEAVDELREEVGEWEDEKEAAEEAVVEATDAIETAALPDDGVPDGLVERLKSLASKLEDLERDRDDSTADLDEKRAERANCLEAIPLDVSEETLESLDPASWGAVSEFVRDAEQLRSDRSQYESAQQWLRERETPAQDLASLRNGQQALENWLKTSSNESAGSGSHPLVIGTISALLFGVAGVTLGFFVHPALYLFVAAGVGLGVYGYSAHHSGTDETEPGAAHREAFADLGLEPPKSWGPDAVRHRLTELNREIAAHELERLVEERRDAIEGDLEQLERLEDELNERRSELRERFGIDIDVSDLELLVFANGILRWQKYNDRVVGLENKIAEIDAQIDETRADLEATLEPYGYETVDDAAHARAHIASIESRATRHTDATRDLESAAKTIEKATEKIDTLETKEADLFAEIGLDTDELDRLRKLCDQADECQEAVETVRQKKSIVDREAGKLESYPGFDSDLQTKPIPELERDRRRAEETAASYDAIHEEITTIETRVQEAKTDSEVEDAITEKHRALDSLHEKLNEDCASLVGDALTEHVRETTGETNRPAVFEHARTVLARITHGRYRLDLDDGDGTFRAFDTVTETGFDLDELSSATRLQVLLAVRIAFVEQQEQGEQLPLILDETLANTDDGKAEVIIESMLELAKDGRQVWYFTAQGDEVHKWRGALEDVEDVDYCEIDLATVRGLSEEFHVPDLGDLEVRAVAPPSPDPDGHDHDSYGDALDVESFNPRLGAGSAHLWYVVDDVTLLSQLLEQGITRWGQLQTLLQQVDRAALVDEPDRLRVVERNGTALETFVHSWETGRGDRVDRQTLEDSGAVSSTFIDRVADLAEECNGEGERIIDGLRNGEVNRFHSDKTTELETYLEENGYIETVEPLEPEAIRLRVVNAYVENGLDREAANDEADALLSRLKTV